Proteins encoded together in one Urocitellus parryii isolate mUroPar1 chromosome 3, mUroPar1.hap1, whole genome shotgun sequence window:
- the Zbtb7a gene encoding zinc finger and BTB domain-containing protein 7A produces MAGGVDGPIGIPFPDHSSDILSGLNEQRTQGLLCDVVILVEGREFPTHRSVLAACSQYFKKLFTSGAVVDQQNVYEIDFVSAEALTALMDFAYTATLTVSTANVGDILSAARLLEIPAVSHVCADLLDRQILAADAGADAGQLELVDQVGQRNLLRAKEYLEFFQSNPMNSLPPAAAAAAFPWPAFGASEDDLDATKEAVAAAVAAVAAGDCNGLDFYGPGPPAERPPAGDGDEGDSNPGLWPERDEDAPTGGLFPPPAAPPATTQNGHYSRGGDEEAASLSEAAPEPGDSPGFLSGAAEGEDGDAPDVDGLAASTLLQQMMSSVGRTGDSDEESRADDKGVMDYYLKYFSSAHEGDVYPAWSQKGEKKIRAKAFQKCPICEKVIQGAGKLPRHIRTHTGEKPYECSICKVRFTRQDKLKVHMRKHTGEKPYLCQQCGAAFAHNYDLKNHMRVHTGLRPYQCDSCCKTFVRSDHLHRHLKKDGCNGVPSRRGRKPRVRGGPEPPAPGPAAPPGAPAAPGSPDARRNGQEKHFKDQDEDEDEASPDSSGRLNVAGAGGGDDSGGGPGATADGNFTAGLA; encoded by the exons ATGGCCGGCGGCGTGGACGGCCCCATCGGGATCCCGTTCCCCGACCATAGCAGTGACATCCTGAGCGGGCTGAATGAGCAGCGCACGCAGGGCCTGCTGTGCGACGTGGTCATCCTGGTGGAGGGCCGCGAGTTCCCCACGCACCGCTCCGTGCTGGCCGCCTGCAGCCAGTACTTCAAGAAGCTGTTCACGTCGGGCGCCGTGGTGGACCAGCAGAACGTGTACGAGATCGACTTCGTCAGCGCCGAGGCGCTCACGGCGCTCATGGACTTCGCCTACACGGCCACGCTCACGGTCAGCACGGCCAACGTGGGCGACATCCTCAGCGCCGCCCGCCTGCTGGAGATTCCGGCCGTGAGCCACGTGTGCGCCGACCTCCTGGACCGGCAGATCCTGGCGGCCGATGCGGGCGCCGACGCGGGGCAGCTGGAGCTGGTGGACCAGGTGGGCCAGCGCAACCTGCTGCGGGCCAAGGAGTACCTCGAGTTCTTCCAGAGCAACCCCATGAACAGCCtgccccccgccgccgccgccgccgccttcCCCTGGCCGGCCTTCGGGGCCTCCGAGGATGACCTGGATGCCACCAAGGAGGCCGTGGCCGCCGCCGTGGCCGCCGTGGCCGCCGGCGACTGCAACGGCCTGGACTTCTACGGACCAGGTCCCCCGGCCGAGCGACCCCCGGCAGGAGACGGGGACGAGGGCGACAGCAACCCGGGCCTGTGGCCAGAGCGGGATGAGGACGCCCCCACCGGGGGTCTCTTTCCTCCACCAGCGGCGCCCCCGGCCACCACGCAGAACGGCCACTACAGCCGGGGTGGGGACGAGGAGGCGGCCTCGCTGTCGGAGGCCGCCCCTGAGCCGGGCGACTCTCCCGGCTTCCTGTCGGGCGcagccgagggcgaggacggggacGCGCCTGACGTGGACGGGCTGGCGGCCAGCACTCTGCTGCAGCAGATGATGTCCTCGGTGGGCCGGACCGGGGACAGCGACGAGGAGTCGCGGGCGGACGACAAGGGCGTCATGGACTACTACCTGAAGTACTTCAGCAGCGCCCACGAGGGGGACGTCTACCCCGCCTGGTCACAGAAGGGGGAGAAGAAGATCCGTGCCAAGGCCTTCCAGAAGTGCCCCATCTGCGAGAAGGTCATCCAGGGCGCCGGCAAGCTGCCGCGGCACATCCGCACCCACACGGGCGAGAAGCCCTACGAGTGCAGCATCTGCAAGGTCCGCTTCACCAG GCAGGACAAGCTCAAGGTGCACATGCGGAAGCACACGGGGGAGAAGCCGTACCTGTGCCAGCAGTGCGGCGCCGCCTTCGCGCACAACTACGACCTCAAGAACCACATGCGCGTGCACACGGGGCTGCGGCCCTACCAGTGCGACAGCTGCTGCAAGACCTTCGTGCGCTCCGACCACCTGCACAGGCACCTCAAGAAGGACGGCTGCAACGGCGTCCCCTCGCGCCGAGGCCGCAAGCCCCGCGTGCGGGGCGGCCCCGAGCCCCCGGCCCCCGGGCCTGCCGCGCCCCCCGGCGCCCCCGCTGCGCCCGGCTCCCCCGACGCCCGGCGCAACGGCCAGGAGAAGCACTTTAAGGACCAGGACGAGGACGAGGACGAGGCCAGCCCCGACAGCTCGGGCCGGTTGAATGTAGCGGGCGCTGGCGGTGGAGACGACAGCGGAGGCGGCCCCGGGGCCACCGCCGACGGTAACTTCACAGCTGGACTCGCCTAA